One part of the Dyadobacter sp. 676 genome encodes these proteins:
- a CDS encoding toprim domain-containing protein, whose protein sequence is MVDLLEQCHIRPQYVRGQDHWYLSPFRNEKTPSFKVNARLNLYYDHGSGQGGDIIDLGRALFRCDTKALLEKLDSGLFLFQPQDPKSAGLHIDSAVTPARAIDQPAIQITALKELGTNPAVTQYLESRGIDLAVAKSYCQEVYYRVGDKNYFAAGFENRSGGYELRSAYFKGSTSPKDISHIENGHSSVCVLEGFMDFLSLLSLRKQEQVQTDFVVLNSVSLAERSVDIVKGYSTAFLYPDHDAAGKKLLERFESAGINGVDTSGIYQDYKDLNQMLVASKHQEKQPQHRYRHRKSRGLGL, encoded by the coding sequence ATGGTAGACCTGCTGGAACAATGCCATATCCGCCCCCAATATGTCCGGGGACAAGACCATTGGTACCTCTCTCCATTCAGGAATGAGAAAACGCCTTCTTTTAAGGTCAATGCGCGGTTGAATCTCTATTATGACCATGGAAGCGGTCAGGGAGGAGATATCATTGATTTAGGGCGCGCCCTGTTTCGTTGCGATACAAAAGCGTTGTTGGAGAAATTGGATTCCGGTCTTTTTCTATTTCAACCGCAAGACCCAAAATCGGCTGGCTTGCATATAGACAGTGCCGTTACACCAGCCAGAGCAATCGATCAGCCTGCCATCCAAATTACTGCTTTGAAAGAGTTAGGGACTAACCCTGCAGTTACCCAGTACCTGGAATCGCGCGGTATCGATCTGGCCGTTGCTAAATCATATTGTCAGGAGGTATACTACCGGGTCGGCGACAAGAATTATTTCGCTGCTGGCTTCGAAAACCGGTCGGGCGGCTATGAGCTGAGAAGTGCCTACTTCAAGGGCTCGACATCTCCGAAAGACATATCCCATATCGAGAATGGTCATAGCTCGGTCTGCGTGTTGGAAGGCTTTATGGATTTTTTGTCGCTTCTCTCGCTTCGAAAACAGGAGCAGGTCCAGACCGACTTTGTGGTGCTCAATTCGGTAAGTCTGGCAGAGCGAAGTGTGGACATTGTCAAAGGTTACAGCACCGCTTTTCTATATCCGGATCATGATGCAGCTGGGAAAAAGTTGCTCGAAAGATTCGAGAGCGCAGGGATTAATGGTGTTGATACGTCGGGGATTTATCAGGATTACAAAGATCTGAACCAGATGCTGGTTGCAAGCAAACATCAGGAAAAACAGCCACAACATCGGTACCGTCACAGGAAGTCCCGAGGTCTGGGCCTCTAA
- a CDS encoding relaxase/mobilization nuclease domain-containing protein, producing the protein MIGSSFGGAVRYVMQKEQAIVLHGEGVRTQDVKSAIHDFNAQRQMNPELGKAVGHLVLSWSAFDKDKLSQKIMVERAAEYMAKMKIQNTQYLIVEHRDTNQPHIHILYNRVDNAGKSISDRFQKRINQKVCKEMTLKHGYYIGKGKTLVNRGMLKGVDKTRYELADQIKMASRSAVNWKQLEDALSSRGIGIIYKYKSGTNQMQGISFEKDGTVLKGSKVDRSMSFLALDRKLRENFQHQLAVRRRMLDQGILPPAQNKMITHRYGLPHFREENVLKDLMDPVHQHETINPELKRKHKRKKSRGLHL; encoded by the coding sequence ATGATAGGATCAAGTTTCGGAGGGGCAGTCAGATATGTCATGCAGAAGGAGCAGGCTATCGTGCTTCATGGCGAAGGGGTCAGGACCCAGGATGTAAAGTCAGCAATCCATGACTTCAATGCTCAGCGCCAGATGAATCCCGAGCTGGGCAAGGCTGTCGGCCACCTGGTGCTGAGTTGGAGTGCGTTCGATAAGGATAAGCTCTCACAAAAGATTATGGTCGAAAGGGCTGCCGAATATATGGCCAAAATGAAAATCCAGAACACCCAATATCTCATCGTTGAACATCGCGATACCAACCAGCCGCATATTCATATTCTCTACAACCGGGTTGATAACGCTGGCAAATCCATTTCGGACCGCTTTCAGAAGCGAATCAATCAGAAGGTTTGCAAAGAGATGACCCTGAAACACGGCTACTACATAGGCAAAGGAAAAACGCTGGTTAACAGGGGCATGCTTAAAGGGGTTGATAAAACGCGTTATGAGCTGGCAGATCAGATCAAGATGGCCAGCAGATCGGCAGTGAATTGGAAGCAATTGGAGGACGCGCTTTCATCGAGGGGGATTGGCATCATTTACAAGTATAAGTCTGGGACTAATCAAATGCAGGGTATCAGCTTTGAAAAAGACGGAACGGTGTTGAAGGGTTCGAAAGTGGACCGAAGCATGAGTTTTCTGGCACTTGATAGAAAGCTGCGGGAAAATTTTCAGCACCAGCTGGCGGTGAGGCGTCGGATGTTGGATCAGGGGATACTACCACCCGCGCAAAACAAAATGATTACTCACCGATATGGGTTGCCGCACTTCAGGGAAGAAAACGTGCTGAAAGACTTGATGGATCCGGTACATCAACACGAGACGATTAATCCAGAGCTTAAAAGAAAACACAAACGAAAAAAATCAAGAGGACTACATTTATGA
- a CDS encoding transposase, which translates to MKKERRKFSASFKAKVAIEAIKEVQTVQELASKYEIHPTQIAAWKREFLEKAELVFSKEAPTTGNESENTKEKELYSKIGELQVQVDFLKKVLGK; encoded by the coding sequence ATGAAAAAGGAACGTAGAAAATTCAGTGCGAGCTTCAAAGCCAAAGTGGCTATTGAAGCGATTAAAGAGGTTCAGACCGTGCAGGAATTGGCCTCCAAGTACGAGATTCATCCAACACAGATAGCTGCCTGGAAGCGAGAGTTTCTGGAAAAGGCTGAATTAGTTTTCAGTAAAGAGGCACCCACCACTGGTAATGAATCCGAAAACACAAAAGAGAAGGAATTGTATTCTAAAATCGGTGAACTTCAAGTCCAAGTCGATTTTTTAAAAAAGGTCTTGGGGAAATGA
- a CDS encoding IS3 family transposase, with amino-acid sequence MEKRGLVSPEYPELSVSAQCKLIGLQRSSYYFRPRGQSLLNQRLMKAIDRQFLECPFYGVERMRDYLIGLGYPVGVKRVRRLYRLMNLRTIYPKRNLSKSKPTDYKYPYLLKGLKIERPNQVWQADISYIPMFRGFMYMFAIIDVYSRRIVGWSISNTMSMEWCRETLLDTIRTQGKPEIFNTDQGSQFTSQGFIKPLLEKGIQISMDGKGRALDNVFIERFWRSLKQEYIYLNPPNGGMDLYRGVKAYVEFYNRRRKHTGTGYIPDELFFQINAKAS; translated from the coding sequence ATGGAGAAACGCGGACTTGTTTCCCCTGAGTACCCTGAGCTAAGCGTCTCGGCACAGTGCAAATTGATTGGTTTACAGCGTAGTAGCTATTACTTTAGGCCGAGAGGTCAGTCTCTGTTAAACCAGCGATTGATGAAGGCCATTGATCGCCAGTTTCTAGAGTGCCCGTTTTATGGCGTAGAACGCATGCGTGATTACCTGATCGGACTGGGATATCCTGTTGGTGTGAAGCGGGTGAGAAGACTTTATAGACTTATGAATTTGCGCACAATTTATCCCAAGCGCAATCTAAGCAAATCCAAACCAACAGATTACAAATATCCATATTTGCTGAAGGGGTTGAAGATTGAGCGCCCCAATCAGGTCTGGCAAGCCGATATATCTTATATTCCAATGTTCAGAGGATTTATGTACATGTTCGCCATTATTGACGTTTACAGCCGTCGAATTGTGGGATGGAGTATCTCCAATACAATGAGTATGGAATGGTGCCGGGAAACGCTTTTGGATACGATCCGTACACAGGGAAAGCCCGAAATATTCAATACCGACCAGGGTAGCCAATTCACAAGTCAGGGTTTTATTAAGCCGCTCTTAGAGAAAGGGATACAAATTTCTATGGACGGAAAAGGACGGGCCCTAGACAATGTTTTCATCGAAAGATTTTGGAGGTCGCTCAAACAAGAGTACATATACTTAAATCCTCCAAATGGCGGGATGGATTTGTATCGGGGAGTAAAAGCATATGTGGAATTTTACAACCGTCGACGCAAACACACAGGAACCGGGTACATTCCCGATGAATTGTTTTTCCAGATCAATGCAAAAGCATCCTAA
- a CDS encoding HAMP domain-containing sensor histidine kinase, with protein sequence MTFSHNPDGTAVSNLAHYLVVRRPQLLDDWHNACQADLSLNAGTSLSSKQFRNQIPLMLDMLGLRLESRDDGAQFNVLASNHGLHRWQKGYSLSELVAEMQHLCRLLLAQFRSFWQLQPSSDCDGMSHSYEQLFEFGNQVNTGSIAQYADLQKQAAFRRVDALQKALDEINEMAKQRSNLLRHSSHDLRGSFGALLGAASLLELTDVPESDRKMAVKILHSNLSNCRSLITQLMDLARLEAGQDVVDIQAVDVGQLLTGLVMAYQPLANERGILLKGEGPASLPVECDPVQLQRIIQNLVLNALKHTTSGWVAVCWEKLDNHHWMVSIQDTGPGLPTSMQSHPLDQVQVMETVFTQKGEGIGLSIVKGLCELLRANLQIESKPGEGTKFNIRLAIGWQS encoded by the coding sequence ATGACATTTTCTCATAACCCTGACGGAACTGCCGTCAGTAATCTCGCACATTATCTTGTCGTCAGGCGGCCGCAGCTGCTTGATGATTGGCACAATGCTTGCCAGGCCGATCTATCTCTCAATGCTGGCACCAGCCTAAGCAGCAAACAGTTTCGGAACCAAATCCCGCTTATGCTTGATATGCTCGGGCTGCGACTTGAAAGCAGGGATGACGGAGCACAGTTCAATGTTTTAGCGTCAAACCACGGACTCCACCGCTGGCAAAAAGGCTATTCTCTGAGCGAATTGGTGGCTGAAATGCAGCATCTTTGTCGGCTCCTGTTAGCTCAATTTCGCTCGTTCTGGCAATTGCAACCTTCAAGCGATTGCGATGGAATGTCGCACAGCTATGAACAATTATTCGAATTTGGAAATCAGGTAAACACCGGCAGCATTGCCCAGTATGCCGATTTGCAAAAGCAAGCGGCATTCAGGCGGGTGGACGCCTTGCAAAAAGCCCTGGATGAAATTAACGAAATGGCTAAGCAGCGCAGTAATTTACTCCGCCATTCTTCCCACGACCTTCGCGGTAGCTTCGGGGCACTTCTGGGAGCGGCCTCGCTTTTGGAATTAACAGATGTTCCCGAAAGTGACCGCAAAATGGCAGTAAAAATCTTGCACAGTAATCTTTCCAATTGCCGTTCATTGATTACTCAATTGATGGATCTGGCAAGACTAGAGGCCGGCCAAGACGTAGTGGATATTCAGGCGGTAGACGTTGGCCAGCTGCTTACCGGACTGGTGATGGCCTATCAGCCCCTGGCCAATGAGCGCGGAATTTTACTAAAAGGCGAAGGCCCCGCAAGCTTGCCAGTTGAATGTGATCCCGTACAGCTTCAACGCATCATACAAAACTTGGTACTCAATGCACTTAAACACACCACGTCCGGTTGGGTCGCAGTGTGCTGGGAAAAACTAGACAACCATCATTGGATGGTCAGCATCCAGGATACGGGCCCTGGCCTTCCAACTTCCATGCAATCTCATCCGCTGGATCAGGTTCAAGTAATGGAGACCGTTTTCACCCAGAAGGGTGAAGGCATTGGCTTATCCATTGTTAAAGGGTTATGTGAGCTTTTGCGTGCGAATCTGCAAATTGAAAGTAAGCCGGGCGAAGGCACCAAGTTCAACATAAGACTTGCTATTGGCTGGCAGTCGTAA
- a CDS encoding response regulator, whose protein sequence is MAANNIGFPALKILVVDDNQDAAFVNGALLRHSGFQVQTCNSVKGGILIAEQAKPDVILLDIDMPEMDGFQVCRHIRDQAWGRDLAIIAFTGRDLLSEETEFRLAGFDKHLFKPANKEELFDAVVSVFKDKQFRNSSDQPTR, encoded by the coding sequence ATGGCAGCTAATAATATCGGATTTCCGGCACTTAAGATTTTGGTTGTGGATGACAATCAGGATGCAGCCTTTGTAAATGGAGCGCTTCTGCGTCACTCAGGCTTCCAAGTTCAAACTTGTAATAGCGTAAAGGGCGGTATTTTGATTGCCGAGCAAGCCAAACCAGACGTGATCCTGCTGGACATTGATATGCCGGAGATGGACGGTTTTCAAGTGTGCAGGCATATTCGAGACCAAGCATGGGGCAGAGATTTGGCCATTATTGCATTTACCGGTCGAGACTTGCTCTCTGAGGAAACTGAATTTAGGTTGGCGGGCTTCGACAAACATCTTTTTAAACCGGCCAATAAGGAAGAATTGTTTGATGCGGTAGTGTCTGTATTCAAAGACAAGCAATTCCGGAATAGTTCAGATCAGCCAACACGCTAG
- the istB gene encoding IS21-like element helper ATPase IstB, translating to MNNDTLEKLRKLKFYGMFHAFKTSLESGKTNDYTADELLGYLVDAEWDDRNNRRVERQIYQARFRYKAVVENIHYHADRSLDRNQVMRLADCSFITRNENLLITGSTGIGKSYVATAIGHQACIQGYRVLYASTPKLFARLKMAKADGSYIKEIARIERQHLLVLDDFGIQPFDAQSRAALMEIIEDRHGKASLIITSQLPVSKWHEVIGEKTIADAILDRIVHDAHRIELRGESMRRKKKIEPENSYQ from the coding sequence ATGAACAATGACACCTTGGAGAAGCTGCGCAAGCTTAAATTTTATGGCATGTTCCATGCCTTCAAAACCAGCCTGGAAAGCGGAAAAACCAATGATTATACGGCAGATGAGCTATTAGGGTACCTTGTGGACGCCGAGTGGGACGATCGCAACAACCGCCGCGTAGAGCGGCAGATCTACCAGGCCCGGTTCCGTTATAAGGCCGTCGTCGAAAATATCCATTACCATGCCGATCGCAGTCTGGACCGTAACCAGGTCATGCGCCTGGCTGATTGCTCTTTTATCACCCGCAATGAGAACCTGCTGATCACCGGCAGCACCGGGATCGGCAAAAGCTATGTGGCAACTGCCATCGGCCATCAAGCCTGCATCCAGGGGTACCGCGTACTTTACGCGAGTACCCCAAAACTGTTCGCCCGCTTGAAAATGGCCAAGGCTGACGGCTCTTATATCAAGGAAATCGCCAGGATCGAACGGCAGCACCTGTTGGTGCTCGATGACTTCGGTATCCAGCCCTTCGATGCACAGAGCAGGGCCGCCCTGATGGAGATCATCGAAGACCGGCACGGAAAAGCATCGTTGATTATTACTTCGCAGTTGCCCGTCAGCAAATGGCATGAAGTGATCGGAGAAAAAACCATTGCCGACGCTATCCTGGACCGCATTGTTCACGACGCGCACCGCATAGAACTGAGAGGGGAATCGATGAGAAGAAAGAAAAAAATAGAGCCCGAAAACAGCTACCAATAA
- the istA gene encoding IS21 family transposase, which translates to MNKIRQILRMYSQGRSKLFIAEQTGVSRNTAKKYMATFEASGLTFEQINGLNDKELDEFFGAVRQMPPQDRLLNLQRCFPRIDKELKKTGETRYSLWESYKKEFPDGFGYTQFCFHLAQWKARVNPVMHQDHKAGDKFYIDFAGVKLSFVNRETGEVIEVEVFIAILGASQLTYVEAVMSQQKEDLILACENAFHYIGGVPAAVVPDNLKAAVTKSNRYEPTLNETFEDFANHYGTTILPTRAYRPRDKALVEGAVKIVYSRIYAPLRKQVFNSLSELNAAIWAALEVHNNQLLRGRNYSRRLQFEEIERGALSPLPLLRYEFKKQSHATVMKNGHVNLSIDKHYYSVPYRFIGKKVKLLFSGTLVEIYYRYERIALHQRVKSPYNYSTDKEHLASTHRFLTEWTPDKFVEWASSIHDDVRLYILKILDRKQHPEQAYRSCIGILSFAKKAGEQRLISACQRALSYGIYNYKIIQMILEKKMDQYEDSLFADELPMPNHDNIRGEEYYQ; encoded by the coding sequence ATGAATAAGATAAGACAGATCCTAAGGATGTACAGTCAAGGGCGCAGCAAGCTTTTTATTGCTGAGCAAACGGGCGTTTCCCGCAATACGGCCAAGAAGTACATGGCTACTTTTGAAGCGAGCGGTCTGACTTTCGAGCAGATCAACGGCCTGAACGATAAAGAGCTGGACGAGTTTTTCGGTGCAGTTAGACAGATGCCGCCGCAGGATAGGCTGTTGAACTTACAGCGCTGTTTTCCCCGGATAGATAAAGAGCTCAAAAAAACCGGCGAGACACGTTATTCGCTCTGGGAGAGCTACAAAAAGGAATTCCCTGACGGTTTTGGCTATACCCAGTTCTGCTTCCACCTGGCTCAGTGGAAGGCCCGGGTAAATCCTGTTATGCACCAGGACCATAAAGCGGGCGATAAATTCTATATCGATTTTGCCGGTGTAAAGCTGAGCTTCGTAAACAGGGAGACTGGCGAAGTAATTGAGGTTGAAGTCTTTATTGCCATCCTGGGCGCCAGCCAGCTCACCTATGTGGAAGCGGTCATGAGCCAGCAAAAAGAAGATCTGATCCTGGCTTGTGAGAATGCTTTTCATTACATCGGTGGCGTTCCGGCAGCCGTAGTCCCGGATAATCTCAAGGCGGCCGTCACCAAAAGCAACCGGTATGAACCTACCCTGAACGAGACTTTTGAGGACTTTGCCAACCATTACGGGACCACCATATTACCCACCAGGGCTTACCGGCCACGCGATAAGGCGTTGGTCGAAGGGGCTGTTAAAATCGTTTACAGCCGGATCTATGCGCCTTTAAGAAAGCAGGTTTTTAACTCACTATCCGAGCTAAACGCAGCCATATGGGCGGCCCTGGAAGTCCATAATAATCAGCTCCTACGCGGTCGCAATTACAGCCGCAGGCTTCAGTTCGAAGAGATCGAGCGAGGCGCACTCTCTCCGCTGCCGCTGCTCCGCTACGAGTTCAAAAAGCAGTCACATGCGACCGTGATGAAAAACGGGCACGTGAACCTGAGCATCGACAAGCACTATTACAGCGTCCCGTACCGGTTCATCGGCAAGAAGGTCAAATTGCTGTTCTCGGGCACGTTGGTCGAGATTTACTACCGTTATGAGCGCATAGCCCTGCATCAGCGTGTCAAAAGCCCCTACAATTACTCGACCGATAAAGAGCACCTGGCCAGCACGCACCGCTTTTTGACCGAATGGACCCCGGATAAGTTCGTCGAATGGGCTTCTTCGATCCACGATGACGTAAGGCTTTATATCCTTAAAATACTGGACCGTAAGCAGCATCCCGAGCAGGCCTACCGCTCTTGCATCGGCATCTTGTCCTTCGCAAAAAAGGCCGGCGAACAACGGCTGATCAGCGCATGCCAGCGCGCGTTGAGCTATGGTATTTATAACTACAAAATCATCCAGATGATATTGGAAAAGAAGATGGACCAGTACGAGGACAGCCTGTTCGCCGACGAGCTGCCGATGCCTAACCACGACAATATCAGGGGTGAAGAATATTATCAGTAA
- a CDS encoding site-specific integrase, translating to MGWSISPNFPIRNPNTRRSYWRSATDFLGYCEQLGVGSIDQVMPLHVAALVETLCRSVSSPTVKLRLAAVRHLLDWLATGQVIPHNPAASVKGPRHSVQRGKTPILDPVEARAILDAIDISTDWVAGSGADRPDGL from the coding sequence ATGGGGTGGTCAATTTCACCGAATTTTCCAATCCGGAACCCGAACACCCGGCGGTCCTACTGGCGGTCGGCCACGGATTTCTTGGGCTACTGTGAGCAGCTCGGCGTCGGCTCCATCGACCAGGTCATGCCGCTGCATGTGGCAGCCTTGGTGGAAACACTTTGCCGGTCTGTATCCTCCCCTACTGTTAAGTTGCGGCTGGCGGCCGTGCGGCATTTACTGGATTGGCTGGCGACTGGCCAGGTAATCCCTCATAACCCGGCGGCATCGGTCAAGGGGCCGCGTCACTCGGTTCAGCGGGGCAAGACGCCTATACTAGACCCGGTCGAAGCGCGGGCGATTCTAGATGCAATTGATATCTCCACCGATTGGGTTGCGGGATCGGGCGCTGATCGGCCTGATGGTTTATAG
- a CDS encoding LytTR family transcriptional regulator DNA-binding domain-containing protein → MIRCESDNNYTTFYLVGGENLVICKPIFFYDDLLKQYGFIRCHQSHLVNKTSIKSWKREFGDFLLLTDGSEIPVARSKKEEIKQLLKS, encoded by the coding sequence ATTATCCGATGTGAATCGGATAACAATTACACAACCTTTTACCTCGTAGGCGGGGAAAATCTAGTTATTTGCAAGCCGATTTTCTTTTACGATGACTTATTAAAACAATATGGCTTTATTCGTTGTCACCAGTCTCATTTGGTAAACAAAACGTCAATCAAAAGCTGGAAGAGAGAATTTGGCGATTTTTTGTTGCTAACGGATGGATCTGAGATCCCTGTAGCAAGAAGTAAAAAGGAAGAAATAAAACAATTACTAAAAAGTTGA
- a CDS encoding response regulator: MRALLIDDEQSNLDNLQILIETYCPQVNICSAAADTRSATKLLHTHHPDLVFLDIQMPVQNGFDWLRSLSHIDFEVIFVTAYDQYAIQAMRLSAIDYLLKPVSIEELQAAVQRANQQHSLKKENHLLHNLIHFLKNDDKSTEQRIALATTKRNALCKIQ; encoded by the coding sequence ATGAGAGCTTTATTGATAGATGACGAACAGTCAAACCTGGACAATCTCCAGATTTTAATTGAGACCTATTGCCCACAGGTCAACATTTGTAGTGCTGCTGCCGATACCCGATCTGCAACCAAATTGCTTCATACGCACCACCCAGATCTGGTATTTCTCGATATTCAGATGCCAGTACAAAATGGGTTCGATTGGCTACGTAGTCTGTCTCATATCGACTTTGAAGTTATCTTCGTGACAGCTTACGATCAGTACGCAATCCAGGCAATGCGGCTTTCCGCGATCGACTACCTGTTGAAACCCGTTTCAATTGAAGAGCTACAAGCCGCTGTCCAGCGGGCGAACCAGCAACATTCTTTGAAAAAGGAAAATCATCTTCTGCACAACCTGATCCATTTCCTAAAAAATGACGATAAATCTACCGAGCAACGTATTGCATTAGCAACTACTAAAAGAAACGCGCTTTGTAAAATCCAATGA
- a CDS encoding histidine kinase, with amino-acid sequence MKKGLLLFVAVISCLSSVNAQVKWDEYSHSFLNNGTKPSVPALIVAVRKENNSFWETHERSQHFETLKKDKEFLRLRPKEMIARTVFDTACAQFFLKSVDHRNRAAYQFRVTEYPSKKVLVPWNPIQSFTDSMQMRESGLPQMAYLGGYRTSLGNMLIIDVRMVRREAIIATAMVAWEAIRPEIMSIHTSETLDKFFQQIRSPWLPDKQSASNFPLGFTMSSSNKNLVFALQDGVFNRKQIQYKLIRNGQLHTDWRDNDYDNSFIWLKDFSPGHYAIQIRYSAQPQHMIEYPFRVKPVWYQTIYFRVLACMLSVLLVSLLAMFGRQRRKIKQGRMDRSRLQLELKAIYAQLNPHFIFNALSSIQALMNKQDMRAANAYLSDFARLTRDSLVHSQKSEISLYEEIQTLDTYLKLEKLRFSFSYHIKIAPDVNTSETDIPALLLQPLVENAVKHGVASMGEKGLIQLSIARSGPAMIINLTDNGIGMVEGKPMTGFGLKLTNDRIRLLNQIYPDRLITMDISNVLPAGLRITLTFNHWFDESFIDR; translated from the coding sequence ATGAAAAAAGGGCTCCTGTTATTTGTCGCTGTCATATCTTGCTTGTCTTCTGTGAATGCCCAAGTTAAATGGGACGAGTATTCCCACAGTTTTCTGAACAACGGCACTAAACCATCGGTGCCTGCGTTAATTGTTGCTGTCAGGAAAGAGAATAATTCATTTTGGGAAACACACGAACGAAGTCAGCATTTTGAGACCTTGAAGAAGGATAAAGAATTTCTCCGGTTAAGACCAAAAGAAATGATTGCTCGTACTGTGTTCGATACCGCGTGCGCACAATTTTTCTTGAAAAGCGTTGATCATAGGAATAGGGCTGCATATCAGTTCAGGGTTACAGAATATCCCAGCAAAAAAGTGCTTGTTCCGTGGAATCCGATTCAATCCTTTACTGACTCAATGCAGATGCGGGAGTCCGGCTTGCCCCAAATGGCTTATCTGGGAGGATACCGTACCTCGCTAGGAAATATGCTGATCATAGATGTCAGAATGGTAAGGAGAGAAGCAATCATCGCTACAGCAATGGTGGCTTGGGAGGCAATCAGGCCTGAAATAATGAGCATCCATACTTCCGAAACCCTAGATAAGTTTTTCCAGCAGATACGATCGCCCTGGCTTCCCGACAAACAGTCCGCAAGCAATTTCCCGTTAGGCTTTACCATGTCTTCCAGCAATAAAAACCTGGTTTTCGCATTGCAAGATGGTGTATTTAATAGAAAACAGATACAGTATAAGCTAATCCGGAATGGGCAGCTGCATACGGACTGGCGAGATAATGATTATGACAATTCATTTATCTGGCTGAAAGACTTTTCCCCTGGCCACTACGCGATCCAAATCCGGTACTCAGCTCAGCCGCAGCATATGATTGAATATCCATTTCGGGTTAAGCCTGTATGGTATCAGACAATTTATTTCCGGGTTTTGGCCTGCATGCTGTCGGTACTCCTGGTGAGTTTGCTAGCTATGTTTGGCCGGCAACGGCGTAAAATTAAGCAGGGGCGAATGGACAGATCGCGGTTGCAGCTTGAACTGAAGGCGATTTACGCTCAGTTGAATCCTCATTTTATATTCAATGCGCTCAGCTCGATCCAGGCGCTTATGAATAAACAGGATATGAGGGCAGCAAATGCCTATTTATCCGACTTCGCGCGACTGACCCGGGATTCACTCGTTCATAGCCAAAAGAGCGAAATTTCTCTTTACGAGGAAATTCAGACGTTGGATACATATTTGAAATTAGAGAAGCTGCGGTTTAGTTTTAGCTATCATATCAAGATAGCGCCCGATGTGAACACATCTGAAACGGATATTCCGGCTTTATTGCTACAACCGTTGGTTGAAAATGCGGTGAAGCATGGTGTCGCTTCCATGGGCGAAAAAGGATTAATCCAGCTGTCAATAGCCCGATCTGGTCCTGCAATGATCATAAACCTAACTGATAATGGTATCGGTATGGTCGAAGGGAAACCAATGACAGGTTTCGGTTTAAAGCTTACCAATGATCGGATCAGATTACTGAATCAAATCTACCCTGACCGGTTGATCACAATGGACATCAGCAATGTTCTCCCAGCAGGGTTACGGATTACGCTTACTTTTAATCACTGGTTTGATGAGAGCTTTATTGATAGATGA
- a CDS encoding MafI family immunity protein gives MIGKSLNKKVYNLISKCESLGLTEKDCTEARSLLECNEVGLAFDTILTQMYEYDILIDSELYRQIEAIAYGMSLNSEGYEFMSKLIRPAK, from the coding sequence ATGATAGGAAAATCACTTAATAAGAAGGTATATAATTTAATATCAAAGTGCGAGTCCCTAGGGTTAACTGAAAAAGATTGCACCGAGGCACGGTCACTTCTTGAATGCAATGAAGTTGGTTTGGCATTCGATACCATCCTAACACAAATGTATGAATACGACATTTTGATTGATTCAGAACTGTACCGTCAAATAGAAGCCATCGCCTACGGAATGTCATTGAACAGCGAAGGCTACGAATTTATGTCAAAACTCATACGGCCTGCGAAGTAG